The DNA segment gttaCGTTAAATATATAATCAATTCCATAACTAACAGTTTTTTGATTTGACGGCGGGAGGCGGCGAGTTGGTGGTGCGCGCGCCGAACCGGCTGACTGGCCGTGGTGTAAATTTTGATTGATTTTGTACTTtgacttgatttttgattcgACGACTCATCCGTCCAGTCGAACGGACCCCGGACCGGTCAAGTTTTTCGAAAAGTTCATTGATCCCGTAACCTCGACGATTTAAGTCTTACCTTTcaaattcagttttttttcTAAGCGTCGTACCTATATCTATCTGTAAACGTCAAAAACAGGAACAAccttaaaatgtaaaaagtaCCAACTAACAGTCGTATATACTCTGTAATCAGGTGAATGATCTGAAACGGTCTGGTCGCGCGGCGACTCTTAAatgatcaatttaaaattttctatattgtcaatttttttgtagttgAAAGATGCGTTAGTCCTCGAGTAAAAATGCGTACCTAATAAGTTAGCACCATGTTTGTTCATGACAAGAAATTCGTTTAGTGAGTGGCGTTCCGGGGCCTCTCCGACTGGACGATCAATTCAAACTGGTCGATCAGATGATCGCGTGTGTggtgtttgtttttttgccaCCTCACCGCTCCCCCGCCTGCATTAGCGAAGCTACAACAACGATTTATTGTCCCAATTGCAACGGACTGAGCACAATTCCGCTGTGTGTCTGTTTCTCACTACAGTCTTGGTTCTTCTGTCCGTCACTGCTTTCACTATTGTCACTCCTCTCGATGACGACACTGAGACAAGTCTCCAGGTCGTCGGTGGCCGAGCTGCGATTGGCCGGTTCCCTCGTCCGCATCAGTTTCGACGGTTGCGTTGTATCGATAACAGTCACACCGTTATCGTCACTATCGTTACTCGAAACACTCTGCATGTCGTAGACGAGCTCCAGGTTCTGCAGTTCGATGACAGAGTCCTCGCGCGACATTTTGGCGACGTCGTCGCCGTCGGGAAGGTTGATTTGGGGCAGGCTGAGCTTGTCGACCTGGGACGGCGCCTCCTTGAACTCCTGGGTGCTGGTGCTCGGCATGGGGTGGCTCGGGGGGACGATGGACACCTTCTTCTTGTTCTTCGAGAGGAGGGCGGCGCTGTCCACGTGGAAGTCACCGTGGTCGCGCGACTTCGAATATCTGAAACCGCACCGGATCAAAATCAACGAAATGATCGGACCTGACAGTACCTGTTGGAAGCGTGGGGGCAAGCGTTGTTCTTCAGTCGGGTTTTCTTCCTCCTCCGCAGGCAGGTAGAGGGACACGCGCACAGCAACACGCGAATTAGGCAACACAGCAGGCCACAAGCGATCAAAGTAGGCCCTATCAGGCGCAGTTCTAACGTTTTGAAGCCCTTCTCGCCGGTACCGACGAAGAAGATCACGCTACCGATAGCAGTCGTACCCAGACCGACGTACAGCAAAGCGTTGGCGGCGGCGCTCTGGTGGTACACGCTGAAGAAGTCCTCGTCGTCTGAACCTGTACCGTACGTGGAGTCGTGGATCTGCAAAGAATCGACCGATCGTGAACGATTCTCCAAACTATTTTCAATGATCATGCTCATTTTGACGATCGATCACTTTTTAAACTCTGCAAGTACCTGGAGCAATTAGACGGTTTCTAAAAATAGACGGCGCTGAAAAACAATATTCTACTGATCGTTGGAAT comes from the Tenebrio molitor chromosome 9, icTenMoli1.1, whole genome shotgun sequence genome and includes:
- the LOC138138244 gene encoding uncharacterized protein isoform X2, whose amino-acid sequence is MYAAAGGASLASRQARQRQRQKQLQQLKSQKELKQHQPKQYHNYTDDAAGPKLSRVERGALRPPQGPHERRHSASNYHLKEPPKSRLKESPSISIPVQSHPPPPCTLVENHVLSSPSLQLPQILIPEGDGRLERRCSFVRQVEEMEKCQEGGLLDRCNHLCNFEIKDKLWETKYGDYEKDAFGSLDYPFSEIHDSTYGTGSDDEDFFSVYHQSAAANALLYVGLGTTAIGSVIFFVGTGEKGFKTLELRLIGPTLIACGLLCCLIRVLLCACPSTCLRRRKKTRLKNNACPHASNRYSKSRDHGDFHVDSAALLSKNKKKVSIVPPSHPMPSTSTQEFKEAPSQVDKLSLPQINLPDGDDVAKMSREDSVIELQNLELVYDMQSVSSNDSDDNGVTVIDTTQPSKLMRTREPANRSSATDDLETCLSVVIERSDNSESSDGQKNQDCSEKQTHSGIVLSPLQLGQ
- the LOC138138244 gene encoding uncharacterized protein isoform X1 — translated: MYAAAGGASLASRQARQRQRQKQLQQLKSQKELKQHQPKQYHNYTDDAAGPKLSRVERGALRPPQGPHERRHSASNYHLKEPPKSRLKESPSISIPVQSHPPPPCTLVENHVLSSPSLQLPQILIPEGDGRLERRCSFVRQVEEMEKCQEGGLLDRCNHLCNFEIKDKLWETKYGDYEKDAFGSLDYPFSECSQGRAAWQERERGRRCSLSEEARQHRIKQSEAHHRWMKRNRIHDSTYGTGSDDEDFFSVYHQSAAANALLYVGLGTTAIGSVIFFVGTGEKGFKTLELRLIGPTLIACGLLCCLIRVLLCACPSTCLRRRKKTRLKNNACPHASNRYSKSRDHGDFHVDSAALLSKNKKKVSIVPPSHPMPSTSTQEFKEAPSQVDKLSLPQINLPDGDDVAKMSREDSVIELQNLELVYDMQSVSSNDSDDNGVTVIDTTQPSKLMRTREPANRSSATDDLETCLSVVIERSDNSESSDGQKNQDCSEKQTHSGIVLSPLQLGQ